The sequence ACCATTAATGCTTTCGCACAACCAAATTTAGGATTGTCGTGTGTGAAATAAAGCTTGGATTATATTGAAACTTGGCTTTATTGAAGCTAAATTTAAAGATATTTTTAGCTACAAATAAAGCTCAAATTTCTTTAAATTTACTCGAAAAAGCCTTTTTTAACGACCTTTTCATCTTTAACGCAAAACTCGCCTTTTGCAATCACGTCGTATAAATTTAACTCCTCGTCAAAGACACAAAGATCAGCGTCATTGCCAACTTTCACTTCGCCTTTTTGACTTAAATTTAGATATCTCGCCACGTTTTTGCTCATCAAAGCCAAAGTATCTTCTATCTTTAAAATTTTATTTCTTACCAAAGCTTGCAATACCTCTAAATTTGACGCACATGAGGCACAGCCGTATCCCACTAGCTCGCCATTTTCGTTAAATTTAGGCACGCTGCCGTTGCCATCTGAGCTCATCGTTAGGCGCTCTAAATTTAGCCCATTTTCAAGGCCATAAGCCACCACCTCGTGGAGTGGGGCAAATTTACTCCCACCACTTGTGATATCGACATTTCCGCCCATTTTTTGAAATTTTAAAGCCTCGTTAAAAAGATCTTTTGTCCTAGCGCAGTGTGTCGGCGAGAAGTAATGAACTGGGAATTCATAGTCTTTTATCACTTTAAAGACATTGTCAAATTTCTCGCTTAGTCCGCCCATGTGCATGTGAAGCACGCCACCTTTTTTAGAGACCATGCCGCCTATGCGTATCTTGCTTAGAATTTTGATAAGCTCCTCTTTTGAGACGTAGCTGCCGCGGTTGTCGGTCAGTGCGATCTTTACGCCGATCACTTTGTCGATTAGTATGAGGTCCTTTGCGATGTCGCCGGTAAATGTCACACAGGGGCTTGCATATGAGCCAGTGTGGATGAAGGTCGAGATGCCCTCAAATTCGAGCGCTTTTGCTTTCGAGTAGAGATTTTCTAGGCTTCTAGTGACACCATCAGTCCCCAAAACGCCAACAAGCGTCGTTGTGCCGTATTTTACGATCTGGCTAAGCGTGATCTCAGGCGTTCTTGAGTGATATCCAGCCTCGCCGCCGCCACCCGTGATATGCACGTGCTGATCAATGAGACCTGGAGCTAAAACCTTGCCTTTTAGATCGTAAATTTCAAGCCCTTCGATGTTAAAATTTAGCCCCTCGCCGATGGCTAAAATTTTACCGCCACCTACCAAAACATCGCGCTTGCCAAGAAATTTTGGCGTGTATAGATTAGCATTTTTAAGCAAAAGCATATTTTATCCTTTATTTGCTAAGTTGTACTTTTTCTTCTATCTCCATCAGTTTTATAAAAATTTGCTCGATATTTTCCCTATCCACGGCACTTAGCTCCATCTTTTTTGAGCTAAGCAGCATCTGCACAAACTCTTCATTCATAAGCTGCTCAAAGCCCAAATTTCTAGCGTTTTGAGCTATTTTTGCCGCTAGTGGATTTTTAAAGCTCTCATATCCCATTTTTATCCTTAAATTTCACTGCAAATCCACAAAATCTACCGCACACGCCGTCTCTTCGGTATGAAAAATATCTCTCGTCGCAGTGCGTGCAGACCTCGCTAAAGTTTAAATTTCTAACCCCAAGTGCGCTAAATTCATCTCTCAAGGCTGCGTTCATATCAAAATTTCTACCTATTTTATATGCGTTAAATTCCCCAAGATCAAGCTCGCCCACCTCGTAGCAGCCGCCTTTTATATTTGCTCCAACAAAGACGCTGATGTCGCCCGCTTTTGAGCCAAATTTCTCGCCCATAAGCATAATGGCTTTTGTGCAAATTTTTAGCGTCACGCCAGCTCTTCCTGCATGAGCCACGCAGATAGCGCCCCGCCTCTCATCTATCATCACGACTGGCGAGCAGTCAGCCACCAAAACGCAGATGCCAACATCACTTAAATTTGTGATCACAGCGTCGCACTCTGGCAGCTCATCCTCCTCGTTTTCAAGGGCAAAAACCTTGTCCGAGTGGATCTGCTTCATAAATTTAAGCTGCCTAACGCCCAAATTTCTAGCCAAAATTTCTCTATTTTTAATGACATCTCTTGGCTCATCGCCCACGTGATCACCCAAATTTAGCGAGCTAAATTGACCCTCGCTCACGCCGCCAAGCCTGTTTGTAAAGCCAGCCACTATGCCATTTTTATCAAAAACGATATCTAAATTTTCACGCATCTTCGCTCACTTAGTAGAGGCTTGAAATTCTCTCGACCTCGTCCCAGCTAAGGCCGCCACTTTGCTTAGCCTCAAGCATCCTAGCCACGTAGCGAGCCAGCAAGTCGCTCTCGATATTTACTCGCCTGCCAACCTTGAAAGTGCCAAAAAGGCTGTCTCTAAATGTGATCGGTATGATCGTTAGCCTTATGCCCTTTGACAAAATTTCATTTATCGTAAGGCTCACGCCCTCGACGCCCACCGAGCCCTTGTTTGCCATCAGAGCCATCGCCTCACGTGGCAAGTCTATGTAAAAATCAACGCCATTTTCATGCTTTTTTATAGCTGAGATCACGCCGATAAAATCGATATGCCCTTGCATCAAATGCCCATCCACACGCTCTCCAAGCTTCATCGCAGGCTCGATATGCACCAAGCCACTTAAATTTTCAACCGCGACATTTGCCCTGCTCTCTGCGCTTAGCTCCACGCTAAAGCCATCATCGTATAGTTTGATAACGCTTAAGCAAGCGCCATTTACTGCAATACTGTCGCCTAAATTTGGACGAAATTTTGCCTTTAGCCGTAAAACATTTTGCGAGTAGCTAATGACCTCGGCAAGCTCCCTGATTAAGCCATTAAACATATTTTGCCTTTAAATTTTTTAAGGATTTTACTAAATTTTGCCTAAATTTGGCGCATGGATAGATTTGCTGGTTTTGTGAAATTTAAGAGCGCTAAAATAAATTTACGACGCCACGCCAGAGCGTAAAATTTCGCTATGAATTTTAGGTGGCATGCCAAACATCCTTGCGTATTCGCGGCTAAACTGCGACGCGCTCTCATATCCTACATCAAAGGCGGCCTGCGCAACGCCGATATTTTTATTTACGAGCAGGTTTTTAGCCTCCTCAAGGCGGATCTTTTTTTGAAAGGCTACTGGGCTTAGCGAGGTTACGATTTTAAAGTTATGATATAGCGAAGACTCGCTCATATCGCACTCTCTAGCGACATCTTTCATATTTAGTTTTTGCGAAAACTCGTTTTTTATCTTTGCTACGGCTTTTGAAATTTTATTTGAAACGCTGCCTTGCATTGCAAATTTACTTAAAAAATAGCCGCTTTTATCGTTTGTTGCGAGCATGTAAAGTATCTCTTTTTTAGCAAGGTCTGAGAGAAATTTGACCTTATCTTTTGGCTTTTCTAGCAACCAAACAAACCTCGAAACAGGCTCTAAAATCTCATCCGTTAGCTCGCCAAAAAATATGCCTTTTTCGCTTTTTTGCAAGCTCTGCTCTTTTACATCCACGCCTTTTAGCACTTCATAGACCTCATCTAGGCTAAATTTAATGCAGAGCGAGATGTAGGGCTTCTCTTTTGAGGCGTCTGTTAGGCTTACATTTAGCGGCACATGAGTAGAGGCTAGCGCGTAGGTTTGCTCGTCATATCCATACATCTCATCGCCAAAGCCTATCGCCTTTGCTCCTTGCAGTATTATGCATAAAGACGGCTCATAAACTGTACTGATAAAATCATGCGTTTTATCGCTGATATAAAAGTCAAGCGAGACAATGTCGCTTTGCGCAGATCCCGCTATGCCGTATCTATCTAATAAAAACTCTTTTGTCTGCTCTTTTAGCAAATTTACATCAGCCATTTTTGCGCTCCCCAAGTCAAATTTTGCAAAATTATACAGCTTTTTAGAAAATTTGCAGGATTAGGCATGAAATTTAGAGGATCGTTCTAACGTAAAATTTACAATACAGATATAATGCATCACAACAAAAGGGTATGCGGGACAAGTAAAATCCAAAGCTCGCCAAAATATCAAAAAATTTATGTCGGCGCTTGTAGCGTCAAGTTTTATTTTAGGAGGCAATTTAGTGGCTAGCACAAACGTAGTAAAATCACCGCTAGAGGCGGTATCGATGGTAAGCGAGTGGGACAAAGTTTTCACTAAAAGCGATAAGGTAGATCACAAGAAAGTTAAATTTAAAAATCGTTATGGTGTTGAGATAGTAGGCGATCTTTATACGCCTAAAAATTTGCATGGCAAAGCAGCTGCGATCGCAGTTAGCGGACCTTTTGGCGCAGTCAAAGAGCAATCAAGCGGCCTTTACGCCCAAACTTTAGCCGAGCGCGGCTTTATCACGCTTGCCTTTGATCCAAGCTACACCGGAGAGAGCGGCGGCGAGCCAAGAAATTTAGCAAGCCCAGAGATAAACACTGATGATTTTAGCGCAGCGGTGGATTTTCTAGGCACCAAGAGTAATATAGATCGAGATAAAATCGGCATTTTAGGCGTATGCGGCTGGGGCGGTTTTGCTATAAACGCAGCTCTTGCCGATCCTCGCATAAAGGCGGTTGCGACCAGCACGATGTATGATATGACGCGAGTGATGGCAAAAGGCTACAGCGATAGTGTGGGCGCCGATGAGAGATATGAAACTAAAAAGAAGCTAGCCGAGCAACGCTGGGTCGATCTCCAAAATGGCAAACCAGCATATACGGGTGCGATAAATGTTGATCCAAAAAAGATAGACGCGAGCACGCCGCAGTTTGTCGCTCAGTATGCTGACTATTACCGCACACCACGCGGCTATCACAAACGCTCTGTAAATTCAAACAGCGGAGAGAGCGGCTGGATAGTTACAAATCCTATCTCGTTTATAAATA is a genomic window of Campylobacter concisus containing:
- the iadA gene encoding beta-aspartyl-peptidase, whose amino-acid sequence is MLLLKNANLYTPKFLGKRDVLVGGGKILAIGEGLNFNIEGLEIYDLKGKVLAPGLIDQHVHITGGGGEAGYHSRTPEITLSQIVKYGTTTLVGVLGTDGVTRSLENLYSKAKALEFEGISTFIHTGSYASPCVTFTGDIAKDLILIDKVIGVKIALTDNRGSYVSKEELIKILSKIRIGGMVSKKGGVLHMHMGGLSEKFDNVFKVIKDYEFPVHYFSPTHCARTKDLFNEALKFQKMGGNVDITSGGSKFAPLHEVVAYGLENGLNLERLTMSSDGNGSVPKFNENGELVGYGCASCASNLEVLQALVRNKILKIEDTLALMSKNVARYLNLSQKGEVKVGNDADLCVFDEELNLYDVIAKGEFCVKDEKVVKKGFFE
- a CDS encoding polyphenol oxidase family protein — encoded protein: MRENLDIVFDKNGIVAGFTNRLGGVSEGQFSSLNLGDHVGDEPRDVIKNREILARNLGVRQLKFMKQIHSDKVFALENEEDELPECDAVITNLSDVGICVLVADCSPVVMIDERRGAICVAHAGRAGVTLKICTKAIMLMGEKFGSKAGDISVFVGANIKGGCYEVGELDLGEFNAYKIGRNFDMNAALRDEFSALGVRNLNFSEVCTHCDERYFSYRRDGVCGRFCGFAVKFKDKNGI
- a CDS encoding riboflavin synthase gives rise to the protein MFNGLIRELAEVISYSQNVLRLKAKFRPNLGDSIAVNGACLSVIKLYDDGFSVELSAESRANVAVENLSGLVHIEPAMKLGERVDGHLMQGHIDFIGVISAIKKHENGVDFYIDLPREAMALMANKGSVGVEGVSLTINEILSKGIRLTIIPITFRDSLFGTFKVGRRVNIESDLLARYVARMLEAKQSGGLSWDEVERISSLY
- a CDS encoding AraC family transcriptional regulator, translated to MADVNLLKEQTKEFLLDRYGIAGSAQSDIVSLDFYISDKTHDFISTVYEPSLCIILQGAKAIGFGDEMYGYDEQTYALASTHVPLNVSLTDASKEKPYISLCIKFSLDEVYEVLKGVDVKEQSLQKSEKGIFFGELTDEILEPVSRFVWLLEKPKDKVKFLSDLAKKEILYMLATNDKSGYFLSKFAMQGSVSNKISKAVAKIKNEFSQKLNMKDVARECDMSESSLYHNFKIVTSLSPVAFQKKIRLEEAKNLLVNKNIGVAQAAFDVGYESASQFSREYARMFGMPPKIHSEILRSGVAS
- a CDS encoding alpha/beta hydrolase translates to MVSEWDKVFTKSDKVDHKKVKFKNRYGVEIVGDLYTPKNLHGKAAAIAVSGPFGAVKEQSSGLYAQTLAERGFITLAFDPSYTGESGGEPRNLASPEINTDDFSAAVDFLGTKSNIDRDKIGILGVCGWGGFAINAALADPRIKAVATSTMYDMTRVMAKGYSDSVGADERYETKKKLAEQRWVDLQNGKPAYTGAINVDPKKIDASTPQFVAQYADYYRTPRGYHKRSVNSNSGESGWIVTNPISFINMPILAYASEMRTPTLIVAGEKAHSRYFSEDAFKSLGNKNKELVIVPGAVHTDLYDNKNNKIPYDKFEEFFKANLK